One genomic segment of Laspinema palackyanum D2c includes these proteins:
- a CDS encoding calcium-binding protein encodes MKILVTIAHYFNPDGGGKHGSLSKDPRSRIVALSQSLTHLGAILGKYQGLLDIAKSVAIPANQGQGLDIDIVICTTQNRHVLDKLPVPHQIYHHHATQAEPLMLGFECHALLRDSLGRYDYYCYLEDDLILHDPWFFIKLNWFSSQAGDLNLLQPNRYEISPPGRVGKVYIDGDLLPRATAQFQKVEDRPELKGNIMEQPVVFQRALNPHSGCFFLNAKQMAYWASQPYFLDRDTSFIGPLESVATLGIMRTFRIYKPGPAYASFLEIQHFGTAFLNLIGRGINISPG; translated from the coding sequence ATGAAAATACTGGTCACGATCGCGCATTATTTCAATCCCGATGGCGGAGGGAAACATGGATCTCTGAGCAAAGACCCGCGATCGCGGATTGTGGCATTGAGTCAGTCTTTAACCCACTTGGGCGCAATTTTAGGGAAATATCAAGGTCTGCTGGATATCGCTAAATCTGTAGCAATCCCCGCGAATCAGGGTCAAGGCTTAGATATTGACATCGTGATTTGTACCACTCAAAACCGCCATGTTTTAGACAAGTTGCCCGTTCCCCATCAGATTTACCACCATCACGCCACCCAAGCAGAACCCTTGATGCTGGGGTTTGAATGTCACGCCCTGTTGCGGGATAGTTTGGGTCGCTATGATTATTATTGCTATTTGGAAGATGACCTCATCCTCCATGACCCCTGGTTTTTTATTAAATTAAACTGGTTTTCCTCCCAAGCGGGAGATTTGAATCTGTTGCAACCCAATCGCTATGAAATTTCGCCTCCCGGTCGGGTAGGTAAGGTCTATATTGATGGGGATTTATTACCTAGGGCAACGGCCCAGTTTCAGAAGGTGGAGGACCGCCCAGAGTTGAAGGGCAATATCATGGAGCAACCTGTAGTCTTCCAACGAGCGCTCAATCCTCATTCGGGATGCTTTTTTCTGAATGCCAAACAGATGGCCTATTGGGCGTCTCAGCCTTATTTTTTAGACCGCGATACCAGTTTTATCGGCCCCTTGGAAAGCGTAGCCACTCTCGGCATCATGCGAACTTTTAGAATCTATAAACCCGGTCCCGCTTATGCCAGTTTCCTGGAGATTCAGCATTTTGGCACCGCATTTCTCAACCTAATCGGTCGAGGCATTAATATCTCTCCCGGATAG
- a CDS encoding calcium-binding protein: protein MVRILDTNPINPNDTLDLLSFALGADTVLGRTGTDFITTDTLGGSLIFGNTENDSLTSSGPGDTLYGGKDDDFLVSKAGGSVFFGDLGQDRFESRGNTHRGADTVYGGTDSQSENREQDGDDIFNFGNGRGGNFAFGNGGDDFISGSGFGGDTLYGGIGDDTIQVIEIAGEGAGASGGGAAFVPDTVAGIGFIPPSTSGGGSGAGVGVVLEAGVPVPRNPGRNYLSGDKGNDVIFGIGDRDSLIGGEGNDSLFMLSAKATTELGLSTEGQNTVVGARSALAGFPRNNLLDGGTGNDYIYSYGGDRGRQTMMGAEGDDSLFNRGSQVLVFGNTGVDYLETQGFSRSTLYGGQDNDTVVSGLSLVTGITTLGGGTNLLYGDKGNDTMLSTGVRDTLYGGNIEDNDTIAGNNLDRISLGGASSIGFGNQGNDTLIGAAGFVSLYGGQDNDFITASGANSYLSGDKGLDTLVLGLTGTNSTLIGGEGNDSLYARNGGGKNLLMAVSGDNVLVAGKADDTLMGGSGNDFLVGSADVIGDTLRGDSPGIDTLEGFKGADSLIGTVGATDGFLYASFEDGGGIGATGDTITTFEKGTDKLYLSRSGFAFVPEAASGLRTGIDFFSVGTDAAYGGTFTTIASGQQTPAIIFDAQNQGGFLLWDLSGAAPAPAGATLDIVTLAVVATGTITRDDIVIF from the coding sequence ATGGTTAGAATACTCGATACAAACCCGATAAACCCGAACGATACCCTAGATCTACTTTCGTTTGCCCTAGGCGCAGATACGGTTCTGGGCAGAACGGGAACCGATTTTATTACCACCGATACCCTCGGTGGGAGTTTAATTTTTGGGAATACCGAAAATGATTCCCTGACCTCTAGCGGCCCGGGAGATACCCTTTATGGGGGTAAAGACGATGACTTTTTGGTGAGCAAAGCCGGAGGAAGCGTCTTCTTTGGCGACTTAGGCCAAGACCGGTTTGAATCTCGCGGAAATACTCACAGAGGGGCCGACACAGTTTACGGTGGCACCGACAGCCAATCCGAGAACCGAGAACAAGATGGCGACGATATTTTCAACTTTGGTAACGGTCGGGGGGGCAACTTCGCCTTTGGAAATGGCGGCGATGACTTCATCAGTGGCTCCGGCTTCGGTGGAGATACCCTCTACGGTGGTATAGGCGACGATACCATCCAGGTGATTGAAATCGCTGGAGAGGGCGCGGGTGCCTCAGGTGGTGGCGCGGCCTTCGTCCCCGATACCGTTGCGGGCATTGGCTTCATTCCTCCGTCCACATCTGGCGGTGGATCGGGTGCAGGAGTGGGCGTCGTTCTCGAAGCAGGCGTACCTGTTCCCAGAAACCCCGGACGCAACTATCTCAGCGGTGACAAAGGCAACGACGTCATCTTTGGGATTGGCGATCGCGATAGCCTGATTGGGGGTGAAGGAAACGACTCCCTGTTCATGCTCAGTGCCAAAGCTACTACAGAACTCGGGTTATCTACCGAGGGGCAGAACACCGTAGTCGGTGCGCGAAGCGCACTCGCAGGCTTCCCTCGCAACAACTTGTTAGATGGCGGGACCGGGAACGATTACATCTACTCCTACGGCGGCGATCGCGGACGCCAGACCATGATGGGGGCGGAGGGAGATGATTCCCTGTTCAACCGAGGCAGTCAGGTCCTGGTATTCGGTAATACAGGCGTAGACTACTTAGAAACCCAGGGGTTCAGTCGGAGTACCTTATATGGTGGACAAGATAATGACACCGTGGTTTCCGGTCTCTCCCTGGTCACGGGTATCACAACCCTGGGTGGCGGCACCAACCTCCTGTATGGAGATAAAGGCAACGATACGATGCTCAGTACAGGTGTCCGCGATACCTTATATGGTGGCAACATCGAAGACAACGACACGATCGCCGGAAACAATCTGGACCGCATATCCCTAGGTGGAGCTTCCAGCATTGGCTTTGGTAACCAAGGTAACGACACCCTGATTGGTGCAGCAGGCTTCGTGTCTCTGTACGGTGGTCAAGATAACGATTTCATCACCGCATCGGGAGCCAATTCCTATCTGTCCGGGGACAAAGGGCTTGATACCCTGGTCCTGGGATTGACTGGCACAAACAGCACCTTAATCGGTGGCGAAGGCAATGACTCCCTCTATGCCCGGAACGGTGGCGGTAAAAATCTGCTCATGGCCGTCTCCGGCGATAACGTGCTGGTTGCTGGTAAGGCTGATGACACCCTGATGGGCGGTAGCGGGAATGACTTCCTCGTGGGGAGTGCAGATGTAATTGGAGATACCCTCCGGGGAGATAGTCCCGGGATTGATACCCTGGAAGGGTTCAAAGGGGCTGACAGCCTGATTGGAACTGTAGGAGCAACCGATGGCTTCCTCTATGCCAGCTTTGAAGATGGTGGTGGTATTGGTGCTACCGGAGACACGATTACTACCTTCGAGAAAGGTACCGATAAGCTGTACCTGAGTCGTTCCGGCTTCGCGTTTGTCCCGGAAGCTGCTTCCGGACTGCGGACGGGTATTGACTTCTTCTCCGTCGGAACCGATGCGGCTTACGGTGGTACATTCACGACCATTGCCAGCGGTCAGCAGACTCCTGCGATCATCTTTGATGCTCAGAATCAAGGTGGCTTCTTGCTCTGGGATTTGTCTGGCGCTGCACCTGCGCCCGCTGGTGCCACCCTTGATATTGTTACCCTTGCCGTTGTGGCAACCGGAACAATCACCCGTGACGATATCGTGATTTTCTAA
- a CDS encoding tetratricopeptide repeat protein has product MSVSDLEKSGVWIQRGHQLRAKGQWSEAIALYQEALNFNPDAVEAYCQLGDIYWRQGQLTEAIAHCQGALKLAPQSAEAYKTLGNILQSQQKWAAAERAYQQAVLILPEFVAAHANLGSLYYHRGESERAIACYQKALSLEPSQAGIHWNLGRLYQDLGRFGEALESWQDALRLEPSMGTAERHLTIGNTLLTQARVEEAIHHYQQAIALEPNFSQAHSNLGNALIQQGALEGGIAALKTAQSLSPQLAGIHYNLGQALLQQGHQHKNLSGSAWQEVVDCFLQAIGLDANLISAHHALFYLIRSRDPFGIDFDSLRQAAEDYLSRAQGPTRLLAALPYLSLCLHGGYSNLALETFLTLETQIQSDLDRLDLDSIALLYSRLMFSQPHLRDDARANLTLAKRLASKNQARLNQQPISSPHPPHPPTLPHLKIGFLSPHFRRHSIGWCSADILRELAALSAELYLYVTQYQGTDDKTQEFKNLATQFYQPQSANFESAKLEIFEQIRQDKIDILIDLDSVTCYEQLEILYRQPAPICLSWLGFDAPFLSSAHYFLGDRHTHPPGIEAEYIEQLLRMPDSFVAVSGFKRQSVEREVVRLSLGISWKQIAYLCVAPGKKLNWELVLAQITILKQVPNSVLIHKGEGERSAILELYQQACTQLGVPSSRVILISRSKTEEQHRTIYECADILLDSYPYNGGTHTLEALWFNLPLVTRVGELCLARMGYSFLNTLGIESGIAWSWDEYIQWGVRLGQELKVRQDIRHQLIRSKQPKHLSPLWNPAKFAQDMYEIFEALKKQQVRIH; this is encoded by the coding sequence ATGTCAGTGAGTGATCTGGAAAAATCGGGGGTTTGGATCCAGCGGGGCCATCAGTTGAGAGCAAAGGGGCAGTGGTCCGAAGCGATCGCCCTTTATCAAGAAGCCCTAAACTTTAACCCGGATGCGGTGGAGGCTTATTGTCAACTGGGAGACATCTATTGGCGGCAGGGCCAACTAACTGAGGCGATCGCCCACTGTCAAGGGGCGCTCAAACTGGCCCCTCAATCCGCCGAGGCTTACAAGACCCTGGGTAATATCCTCCAATCCCAACAAAAATGGGCAGCGGCGGAACGCGCTTATCAACAGGCGGTGCTGATTCTGCCCGAGTTTGTTGCAGCTCATGCTAATCTGGGCAGCCTCTACTATCACCGGGGGGAGTCGGAACGAGCGATCGCCTGCTATCAAAAAGCCCTCTCCCTGGAACCCTCCCAAGCGGGTATTCACTGGAACCTGGGGAGGCTCTATCAGGATCTAGGCCGGTTCGGGGAGGCCCTAGAGTCCTGGCAAGATGCCTTACGCCTGGAACCGTCTATGGGAACCGCAGAACGGCATTTAACCATCGGAAATACTCTCTTAACCCAGGCCCGAGTTGAGGAGGCGATTCACCACTACCAACAGGCGATCGCCCTCGAACCCAATTTCTCCCAAGCGCATTCTAATCTCGGCAACGCCCTAATCCAACAGGGAGCCTTAGAGGGTGGGATTGCGGCCCTGAAAACTGCCCAATCCCTCAGCCCCCAGTTAGCAGGGATTCATTACAATTTAGGTCAAGCCCTTCTACAACAAGGGCATCAGCATAAAAATCTCAGTGGATCAGCATGGCAAGAGGTCGTGGACTGCTTTCTTCAGGCGATCGGCCTCGATGCCAACTTAATCTCAGCACACCATGCCTTGTTCTATCTGATTCGCTCCCGAGACCCCTTCGGCATCGATTTTGACTCCCTGCGACAAGCGGCTGAAGACTATTTAAGCCGGGCCCAAGGCCCCACCAGACTGTTAGCGGCCCTCCCCTATCTCTCCTTATGTTTACATGGGGGATACAGCAATTTAGCCCTGGAAACCTTTCTTACCCTAGAAACACAGATTCAGTCTGACCTGGATCGCCTAGACCTCGACTCGATCGCCTTGCTTTATTCTCGCCTGATGTTTTCTCAACCCCATCTACGCGATGATGCTAGGGCTAATCTAACCTTGGCGAAACGCCTCGCATCTAAAAATCAAGCCCGCCTCAACCAACAACCAATCTCCTCCCCGCATCCCCCCCATCCCCCCACTCTCCCCCATCTAAAAATCGGCTTCCTCTCTCCTCATTTCCGCCGCCATTCTATCGGATGGTGTAGTGCAGATATTCTGCGCGAGTTAGCGGCCCTATCGGCTGAACTCTATCTGTATGTGACTCAATATCAAGGGACGGATGATAAAACTCAAGAGTTTAAAAACCTAGCCACCCAATTTTATCAACCGCAAAGTGCTAATTTTGAATCTGCCAAATTAGAGATTTTTGAGCAAATTCGCCAGGACAAAATTGATATTTTAATAGACTTAGATTCAGTCACCTGTTATGAGCAGTTAGAAATTTTGTACCGTCAACCTGCCCCGATTTGCCTCTCTTGGCTGGGATTTGACGCGCCTTTTTTATCTTCAGCCCATTACTTTTTAGGCGATCGGCACACCCATCCCCCAGGCATTGAAGCCGAGTACATCGAGCAGTTACTCCGAATGCCCGATTCCTTTGTGGCGGTTTCTGGATTTAAGCGTCAATCCGTCGAGCGAGAAGTGGTGCGCTTGAGCCTAGGAATCAGTTGGAAACAGATTGCTTACCTCTGTGTCGCCCCGGGTAAAAAACTGAATTGGGAGTTGGTTTTAGCCCAAATTACAATCCTTAAACAGGTCCCCAATAGTGTGTTAATCCATAAAGGCGAAGGAGAGCGATCGGCGATTTTGGAGCTCTATCAACAAGCCTGTACTCAGTTGGGAGTACCCAGCAGTCGGGTTATCCTAATATCCCGAAGTAAAACCGAGGAACAGCACCGGACTATCTACGAATGTGCGGATATTTTATTAGATTCCTATCCTTACAATGGCGGCACCCATACCCTAGAAGCCTTGTGGTTTAACCTGCCCCTTGTCACCCGAGTGGGAGAACTCTGTTTGGCTCGGATGGGATATTCTTTTCTTAACACCCTAGGCATTGAGAGTGGAATTGCCTGGAGTTGGGACGAGTATATCCAGTGGGGAGTTCGCTTGGGTCAGGAGTTGAAAGTTCGCCAAGACATTCGCCATCAATTAATCCGGTCTAAGCAACCCAAACACCTATCTCCCTTGTGGAATCCCGCTAAATTTGCTCAAGATATGTATGAAATTTTTGAAGCCCTAAAAAAACAGCAAGTTCGTATCCATTAA
- a CDS encoding DUF3288 family protein yields MSEIKQEQQHPQARKDRETLDKILAGDMTEYNLAELARLRIRYRGFPGSRDVWSDIDKVLFRWNMTEEDLFEKTREIHRKGRVYRAQDSDSEDWM; encoded by the coding sequence ATGTCTGAAATCAAACAGGAACAACAACATCCTCAAGCTCGTAAGGATCGCGAGACTCTGGACAAAATTTTAGCCGGAGATATGACGGAATATAATCTGGCAGAATTAGCTCGATTGCGAATTCGCTATCGAGGATTTCCAGGGTCGCGGGATGTCTGGAGTGACATTGACAAAGTGTTATTCCGTTGGAATATGACTGAAGAGGATTTGTTTGAAAAAACCCGCGAGATTCACCGGAAAGGGCGAGTCTATCGAGCGCAAGATAGTGATAGCGAAGATTGGATGTAA
- a CDS encoding O-linked N-acetylglucosamine transferase family protein, which translates to MTKIIHIIQQLSLGGAARALIATAKYSSQQSQVQHQVISLLPLDTRALEIAQAAGISVINAPDRARLTAELQRADIVQVHFWNVPELYEFLQSKLPPMRLVIWFHIAGDKPPQVVTKPLIDYADFAIACSPYTYENSVFQSLAPEVKLKKTRMVYDTADFARLSNLQPQPHSTFNVGYIGTVHFCKMHRNYVPMSAAIAIPNIRFIICGPGMGQYLQQQAQQLGVGDRFEIRDYVEDIKSVIETLDVYGYPLCEDTYAAAELNLQEVMYAGVPPVVFPYGGVKQLVVDNYTGLIVRSELEYKQAIEYLYHHPEERYRLGRNAKEYASQIFDVEIAAKQLNQIYDTLMQGPKQDRQWGVDRTSNLLQQTVSLRDIIGASQRLSGADLFIESLGDTAPQFAQSMMGQELEELWESDRKIADSSILLYSYGSGGILHYKNAYPDDGYLRFWSGLILQQQQQHAEAIAEFQKATALGCNHWRIFWYIAQSAAQVNNIPLTEQALTTVLQNAPDFSEAQQLCDRLRSTPSQKPAIPASSHPRDTLQQTRQQLAQQWLNTPEEELQSAYLGELGTAHKALLETDIKHHPLTPTEQAFIRQLSTQIAQGFDAPKALQSFITATLYCYPHQLQIPYTNAPIPKWFAQDYLKFMFASPTLFHEPGEVEQYYRYFQGWIEYVHEKIFTNPDSPLWQSVAEFFTQENANFAPLYFSHANLKSLYIHRAEIIKFALKNRGFQVDYVFPPRSENRPKIRLGILRDHFNPATETLATLPVFEHLARDRFEIVLYAAWVNGSQLESYCQSRADRLVKLPEPLLEQVQALRNDDLDILFIGTNITELNKPLTALAQHRLARVQVTSIASPVTTGIRNIDYYIAGNLTAPTNTSSEQYREKLVNIEGSGLCFRFPLPEPASTVNPTRASWGATEQTVVFMSGANFYKIIPELTETWAKILAAVPHSILVLYPFGPAWNSAYPAMPFLERLHRIFAQHGIDKRRLVLINTLPSPADIKECVKLADVYLDSYPYSGATSLLDPLQLGIPAIAWEDSTLRSRQASALLREISLGDLIAQDERGYIQLAINLATNPQLRQYYCQQIQGQMQQNPPFLDSAAYGQKMANLFEQLFQGRENSGTMASATSTPTPATRVSVSQEFLNRLVGCANLYYIDPSDESIQRELLQLRREFAELWLQIPSDRLRECYSSDLGKAHQSVLNSGIQNHPLLETEQPFVQELMAKLTRGLDAPLGMNALLAVLLYQHRDRLPLSNQPLPDWVNG; encoded by the coding sequence ATGACTAAAATTATTCATATTATTCAACAACTGTCTTTAGGCGGCGCGGCGCGTGCTCTGATTGCGACGGCAAAATACTCTTCACAACAGAGTCAGGTTCAGCATCAGGTCATTTCGCTGCTGCCTCTGGATACTCGGGCATTAGAAATCGCTCAAGCGGCTGGAATTTCTGTGATTAATGCGCCCGATCGCGCCCGATTAACAGCGGAACTGCAAAGGGCTGATATTGTGCAGGTGCATTTTTGGAATGTTCCCGAACTGTATGAGTTTTTGCAGTCGAAACTACCGCCGATGCGATTGGTAATCTGGTTTCATATTGCTGGGGATAAACCTCCGCAAGTGGTGACGAAACCCTTAATTGATTATGCAGATTTTGCAATCGCTTGTAGTCCGTACACTTACGAAAATTCAGTCTTTCAGAGTTTGGCTCCTGAAGTGAAGTTGAAAAAAACCCGCATGGTTTATGACACAGCGGATTTCGCTCGCTTGTCAAACTTGCAACCGCAACCCCATAGCACGTTTAATGTTGGTTACATTGGGACTGTCCATTTTTGTAAAATGCATCGCAATTATGTCCCCATGAGCGCGGCGATCGCCATTCCCAATATCCGGTTTATTATTTGTGGTCCGGGGATGGGACAATACTTACAACAGCAAGCCCAACAACTCGGTGTAGGCGATCGCTTTGAAATTCGCGATTATGTGGAAGATATAAAATCCGTCATTGAAACCCTAGACGTTTATGGATATCCCCTTTGCGAAGATACTTATGCTGCTGCCGAATTAAACTTACAAGAAGTAATGTATGCCGGGGTGCCGCCGGTGGTTTTCCCTTATGGAGGAGTTAAACAGCTTGTGGTGGATAACTATACGGGATTAATCGTTCGCAGTGAATTAGAGTACAAACAGGCGATCGAATATCTCTATCACCATCCCGAAGAACGGTACCGATTAGGGCGAAATGCTAAAGAATATGCCTCCCAAATTTTTGATGTAGAAATTGCGGCAAAACAGCTTAATCAGATTTATGACACTCTGATGCAAGGTCCGAAACAAGACCGACAATGGGGCGTTGATAGAACTTCTAATCTGCTGCAACAAACCGTTTCTCTCCGAGATATCATCGGAGCCAGTCAACGCCTTTCCGGCGCGGATTTATTTATTGAATCCTTGGGGGATACCGCTCCACAATTTGCCCAAAGCATGATGGGACAAGAATTAGAGGAATTATGGGAAAGCGATCGCAAAATTGCTGACTCATCTATCTTACTCTATAGTTATGGTTCCGGAGGGATTTTACATTATAAAAATGCCTACCCCGATGATGGCTATTTGAGATTTTGGTCCGGATTGATTCTGCAACAACAGCAACAACACGCTGAAGCAATCGCCGAATTTCAAAAGGCGACAGCCCTCGGATGCAACCATTGGCGGATTTTTTGGTACATTGCACAATCGGCTGCTCAAGTCAATAATATTCCTTTAACGGAACAAGCCTTAACCACAGTTTTGCAGAACGCGCCCGATTTTTCTGAAGCCCAACAACTGTGCGATCGCCTCAGATCTACCCCCTCCCAAAAACCTGCGATTCCAGCCAGTTCCCACCCGCGCGATACCCTCCAGCAAACCCGCCAGCAACTGGCCCAGCAATGGTTAAATACCCCCGAAGAAGAATTACAATCCGCCTATTTAGGGGAACTGGGAACCGCCCATAAAGCCCTCCTAGAGACTGACATCAAACATCACCCGCTCACTCCCACTGAACAAGCATTCATCCGTCAACTTTCCACCCAAATTGCCCAGGGATTTGATGCCCCCAAGGCTTTGCAATCCTTCATTACCGCTACCCTCTATTGCTATCCCCATCAACTCCAGATTCCCTACACCAATGCACCGATTCCCAAATGGTTCGCCCAGGACTATCTCAAATTTATGTTTGCCAGTCCTACCCTGTTCCATGAACCTGGAGAAGTCGAACAATACTATCGCTATTTCCAAGGTTGGATAGAATATGTCCATGAGAAAATATTCACCAATCCCGACTCACCTCTCTGGCAAAGCGTCGCGGAGTTTTTCACCCAGGAAAATGCCAACTTTGCGCCGCTTTACTTTAGCCATGCTAACCTGAAATCTCTGTATATTCACAGAGCAGAGATTATTAAATTTGCCCTCAAGAATCGGGGATTTCAAGTGGATTACGTCTTTCCCCCCCGTTCGGAAAATCGCCCCAAAATTCGGCTGGGAATTTTGAGAGACCATTTCAATCCAGCAACGGAAACTTTGGCAACCTTGCCAGTTTTTGAACATTTGGCTCGCGATCGGTTTGAGATTGTTCTCTATGCGGCTTGGGTCAATGGCAGCCAACTAGAATCGTATTGTCAAAGTCGGGCCGATCGCCTCGTGAAACTACCAGAACCCCTCTTAGAACAAGTCCAAGCCCTCCGCAACGATGACCTAGATATCCTATTCATCGGCACCAATATTACCGAACTCAATAAACCCTTAACCGCCCTCGCCCAACACCGACTCGCCCGAGTCCAAGTCACCTCCATTGCCTCTCCGGTTACCACGGGCATCCGCAATATCGACTACTATATTGCCGGGAATTTAACCGCACCTACTAACACCAGCAGTGAACAGTACCGCGAGAAACTGGTCAATATAGAAGGGTCTGGATTATGTTTCCGGTTCCCTTTACCTGAACCCGCCTCCACCGTCAATCCGACTCGGGCAAGCTGGGGTGCAACGGAGCAAACCGTGGTGTTTATGTCCGGTGCCAACTTCTACAAAATTATTCCCGAACTCACCGAAACTTGGGCCAAAATTCTCGCCGCCGTTCCCCATTCTATTTTGGTGTTATATCCCTTTGGTCCGGCCTGGAATTCCGCTTATCCGGCGATGCCGTTTTTGGAACGACTCCACCGAATTTTTGCCCAACATGGCATTGATAAACGGCGGTTAGTTCTGATTAATACTTTACCGAGTCCAGCGGATATTAAAGAATGCGTCAAACTCGCCGATGTTTATTTAGACTCCTATCCCTATAGTGGGGCAACTTCTTTGCTGGATCCGTTACAACTGGGAATTCCGGCGATCGCCTGGGAAGACAGTACCTTAAGGTCCCGCCAAGCTTCTGCACTCCTGCGGGAAATCTCCCTGGGTGATTTAATTGCCCAGGACGAACGGGGTTATATCCAATTAGCGATTAATCTGGCAACCAATCCTCAACTGCGCCAATATTATTGCCAGCAAATCCAGGGACAAATGCAGCAGAATCCTCCCTTTTTAGATAGTGCTGCTTACGGCCAAAAAATGGCGAATTTGTTTGAGCAATTGTTTCAAGGGAGAGAGAATTCGGGGACAATGGCGAGTGCTACCTCCACTCCCACTCCCGCTACACGGGTCTCTGTTTCTCAGGAATTTCTCAATCGCCTGGTTGGTTGTGCCAATCTGTATTATATTGATCCGTCTGATGAATCCATTCAACGTGAATTGCTCCAACTGCGGCGAGAATTTGCTGAGTTGTGGTTGCAGATACCTAGCGATCGCCTGCGCGAATGCTATAGCAGTGACTTGGGTAAAGCTCATCAAAGTGTCCTCAACAGTGGCATTCAAAATCATCCCTTACTAGAGACAGAACAGCCCTTTGTGCAAGAGTTAATGGCTAAATTGACCCGGGGACTAGATGCGCCATTAGGAATGAATGCACTCCTCGCGGTTCTGTTATATCAACATCGCGATCGCCTCCCTCTCTCCAACCAACCTTTACCGGATTGGGTGAATGGTTAA